DNA sequence from the Corynebacterium yudongzhengii genome:
GTCTTCGGAAGCGACCTTGACCTCATGCCAGCCGGGCTTCAGCCCGTGGTCCTCGATAGAGAGGTCGAAATACCCGTTGTCATTGGTGTAGGTGGTGTGCGCGGTGCCGTTGGGAAGGCGCACCTCGGCGGGGTAGTCAGCGACCTGGATCGTGAAAAACTGCCGGTAGCCGCGCTTGGCCTCGTAGGTCGCCTTCTCCACACGTCCGCTCTTGTCCCGTGAGCGCGGGCCCTCCATGTTCGGGTCCTGCATGAGCACCCGGCCGATGACGTGCACGCGGTTGTCGGTGCCATAGCCCCGGTAGGGGAAGAGGTGCGGGCGCCAGCCCTTCTTCGTGCTCCGTCGCACTCCGAAGCGGTTGATCGTGTTTTCCGCGTAGCGGACGATGTCGGAGAATCCCATGCTGGCAAGATTACGGAAGTTGGCGCGCACAAGTGCGCACACCGGCCTAACATGAAGGTCATGGCAGTGGAATTCGAGGGGATTAAGGGGCTGGCCAGCCCCGCGCGCAAGGCCTTGCGGGAGGCCGGCTACCCGCATTTGGAAGCACTCGACGGGGCGAACTACCAGGATATTCTGGCTCTGCGCGGCATCGGCCCGCGCGCGCTGGAACGTCTGCAGCAGGCGCTGCTCGCACGGGGTTGGACGCTGATCGAGTGCCCCGTCGTCGAGCGCTAAGCTGGACAACTATGAACTCAGACACACCCGTGGTCGAAAGCTATACGGATGCCGCCTCGCTCGACATGCTGCGCTGGCTGATCGGCAAGCGGATCGAGTCCTATGGCGCCGAGGTGGAGGTCGACGAGGGCGTCGGCGCCTTCGCCGGCTGGCTGAAACTCTCCAGAGGATGGGTAGACGTCTCCTTCGACGTGGAGGTCACGGACTTCCCCGGCTTCGAGTCCTTCGAGCCTTTACTTCAGGTCACCCCGTCCATGACGGAGCGCGACGGCGATCCTTACCCCCTCGGCGCCGAGGTCACCGGGGTAACCCGCATCCAGGAGCAGCTCATCCAGTTCCACCGCCCCACCGACAAGGTGGACTGGTCCTGGTGGCGCGATGCGGGCTTGAGGTTTTCACTTTCCGACGGCCGCGAGCTCGTCTTCCACTGCCCGTCTACTCGCACGCCGGAGGTGCACATGCGCCTCGGATCCAAGGTCACGCTGCCGGCACCCGTGCGGAATACCTTCCAGTCCGGCAGGCTCCGCCGCTTCGAGGCCTACCGCCGCGAAGTGCTGCTCTAAAGATCCTGTAACGCGGGGTGCGCGTGCACGTCGCCGGCAGGGAACCGCGAGTCGCCGAGGCGCAGCGCGCGCAGCAGGTAGTCGTCGACATTCCCGGGATGGGTGAGAAACTCGGTGCGCACGAACCCGAAACGCCCGTAGTACGCGGGATCGCCCACCAGCACCGCCCCGCCGGCGCCGCCTTCTTTGAGCGCGTCGATAGCGTGCTCAATCAACCGGCTGCCGATGCCGCGGCCCCGGTGACCCTCAGCCACCGTGACGGGGCCGAGGGAGAACCAGCCGCCGGTGCCGTCGTCGATACGTACCGGCGAGGCGGCGATGTGGCCAACGATCTCGAATTCCTCAACCGCGACGAGAGAAACGGCGAGGGCGTTGTCGTCGCGAAGCTTCTCGACGACACCGCACCCCACCAGCTCCGTAATCGCCGGGATGTCGGCATCGGTCTCGCGGCGGATCGTCACATCATTCATACCGTCGATCCTAGGGCCTATCTCTTAGGCGTGCGACGTTGGGAAACGCTGCGCTCGCCGGGGATGAAGAAGCGTAGAGGCGCCTCGGTGTTGCGGCTGATCCCGACGCGCCCACTCGTCGCGATCTCCGGCACCCGCGAGCGTTCCTCCAACACAAACGACGGACCGCGCACCGAGGCCCCGTTATCGGCGAGGT
Encoded proteins:
- a CDS encoding GNAT family N-acetyltransferase, with product MNDVTIRRETDADIPAITELVGCGVVEKLRDDNALAVSLVAVEEFEIVGHIAASPVRIDDGTGGWFSLGPVTVAEGHRGRGIGSRLIEHAIDALKEGGAGGAVLVGDPAYYGRFGFVRTEFLTHPGNVDDYLLRALRLGDSRFPAGDVHAHPALQDL